Proteins encoded by one window of Glycine soja cultivar W05 chromosome 15, ASM419377v2, whole genome shotgun sequence:
- the LOC114386020 gene encoding uncharacterized protein LOC114386020, translating to MGRRYGVEENCMALLAKWSWDLFHKQEEPWAKILISKYGGWRALEEGIRGSEDSIWWRDLLSSQQQQQNQVVKTERNWKVGGGEKFRFWEDPWTHNAIPLMDKYPRLYRISDKQKQIIMNIGNNTNGGWEWKLSWRRALFYSEIQMADNFLGELSQQQIQPNREDRWSWKHDQSGYYLTKSGYDLIWEAQMGANHNLDFVDIWKLKIPSKSLVFAWRLIRDRLPTRMNLRRRKVVINEVQCPFCGDVEEEAAHLFFSCKKILPIWWESLSWVGVATVLPQNPRDHYLQHMADFTGGKQLTRWRSWLIAMTWTTWKHRNRIIFQNDTFDGSKLLDDALIVLWTWIRNMERDFGTHFNQWSSDLKEVFSK from the exons ATGGGGAGGAGGTATGGAGTAGAGGAAAATTGCATGG CTTTGCTGGCCAAATGGTCCTGGGACTTATTTCACAAGCAAGAGGAACCTTGGGCAAAAATACTCATATCAAAGTATGGAGGTTGGAGGGCATTGGAGGAAGGCATTAGAGGAAGCGAAGACTCTATTTGGTGGAGGGACCTGCTATCAAGTCAGCAGCAACAACAGAACCAGGTAGTCAAAACGGAAAGAAATTGGAAGGTGGGAGGTGGGGAGAAGTTCAGATTTTGGGAGGACCCTTGGACACATAATGCTATACCATTAATGGACAAATATCCAAGGCTGTACCGAATATCTGATAAACAGAAACAAATCATTATGAATATAGGGAATAACACCAATGGCGGATGGGAGTGGAAGCTATCTTGGAGGAGGGCTCTTTTTTatagtgaaattcaaatggcagaTAATTTCCTTGGAGAACTATCACAACAGCAGATTCAGCCAAATAGGGAGGATAGGTGGAGCTGGAAGCATGATCAAAGTGGATACTACTTAACAAAAAGCGGATATGACTTGATATGGGAAGCACAAATGGGAGCTAATCATAATTTGGACTTTGTGGACATTTGGAAGCTCAAAATACCAAGTAAATCACTGGTTTTTGCTTGGAGGCTAATTAGGGACAGACTTCCAACTAGGATGAATCTTAGAAGGCGGAAGGTTGTGATAAATGAGGTACAGTGCCCATTTTGTGGAGATGTAGAGGAGGAGGCTGcccatttattttttagttgtaaAAAGATCCTACCCATATGGTGGGAGTCTTTATCTTGGGTTGGAGTAGCAACAGTACTACCTCAAAATCCTAGGGACCATTACCTGCAGCACATGGCTGATTTTACAGGGGGAAAGCAACTCACAAGATGGAGATCCTGGTTGATTGCTATGACTTGGACAACATGGAAGCACAGAAATAGAATAATATTCCAAAACGACACGTTTGATGGAAGTAAATTGCTTGATGATGCACTTATAGTACTTTGGACATGGATTAGAAATATGGAGAGAGACTTTGGAACACATTTTAATCAGTGGTCCTCCGACCTAAAGGAAGTGTTTAGTAAATAG